The following coding sequences lie in one Paenibacillus durus ATCC 35681 genomic window:
- a CDS encoding aliphatic sulfonate ABC transporter substrate-binding protein, with translation MKQPNKLKWIFSLSLIAMLLLLSACGNNGGSVGGNTSGDAAENAAPSTENSAGPAAASSDPAGASTGELPKEVRIGYQVSPNGELLAKALGLLEKKYPDIKISWLKFDSGRDVNVAAASGGIDFGLVGTPPGASGIAQGLPYQIYYIHDVIGKSEALVVKKDSGIKSLQDLKGHKIATTFGSTSHFSLLSALKQENIDPSTITILDMQAPDIVAAWQRGDIDGAYTWQPSQSKLTEDGGDVIISSAEVAAKGGITGEFGVVLKDFVDKYPDFVKGYISVLDEAVKTYREHPQESAQALSKELGLTPEATLQAMNEIIVLDASQQTSPEYMGTPDKPGAFGQLLKDTGDFLVEQKSITASPDLSVYQQALRNDLYPVN, from the coding sequence ATGAAACAGCCTAATAAATTAAAATGGATCTTTTCACTCAGTCTAATTGCCATGCTGCTCCTATTATCGGCCTGCGGGAACAATGGCGGCAGCGTAGGCGGCAATACTTCGGGGGATGCAGCCGAAAATGCCGCCCCCTCCACGGAAAATTCGGCCGGGCCAGCAGCGGCTTCGTCGGACCCGGCGGGTGCGTCAACAGGAGAACTGCCCAAAGAAGTCCGCATCGGTTATCAGGTGTCTCCAAACGGCGAGCTTCTGGCCAAAGCGCTCGGTCTGCTCGAGAAGAAATATCCCGATATTAAAATATCCTGGCTGAAATTCGATTCCGGCCGTGATGTCAATGTGGCGGCCGCCAGCGGGGGCATCGACTTCGGTCTGGTCGGCACTCCCCCAGGAGCTTCGGGCATTGCCCAAGGACTTCCATACCAGATTTATTACATTCATGACGTTATCGGCAAGAGTGAGGCGCTGGTCGTCAAGAAGGATTCGGGCATCAAATCGCTTCAGGATCTGAAAGGACATAAAATCGCGACCACCTTCGGCTCCACTTCCCATTTCAGCCTTCTGTCCGCGCTGAAGCAGGAAAATATCGACCCGTCCACCATTACCATTCTTGATATGCAGGCGCCCGATATTGTCGCCGCATGGCAACGGGGCGACATTGACGGCGCTTATACATGGCAGCCGAGCCAGAGCAAGCTGACCGAGGACGGCGGCGATGTGATTATCAGTTCCGCCGAGGTAGCGGCCAAAGGCGGTATAACCGGAGAGTTCGGCGTAGTCCTCAAGGATTTTGTCGACAAGTATCCGGATTTCGTCAAAGGGTATATCTCCGTATTGGATGAAGCGGTGAAGACCTACCGCGAGCATCCGCAGGAGTCGGCGCAGGCGCTGTCAAAGGAACTTGGATTAACGCCGGAAGCCACTCTCCAAGCGATGAATGAAATTATCGTGCTTGACGCTTCCCAGCAGACCTCGCCGGAATATATGGGGACACCGGACAAGCCGGGAGCATTCGGCCAACTGCTGAAAGACACCGGGGATTTTCTGGTGGAGCAGAAATCGATTACGGCTTCGCCGGATTTATCCGTGTATCAACAAGCGCTGCGAAACGACCTTTATCCGGTCAACTAA
- a CDS encoding ABC transporter permease subunit, with the protein MQTKIRETGTRERKSGKSDRSVHPSFTEKWLYRCISALSLLAAALIWALASGRGWVNPLFLPSPHTVWTAFIDILHEGYKGESLLSHIGASMRRLFLALAAAFATAVPLGILCGRYRWLRAIFDPFIEFYRPLPPLAYYTLLVLWFGITDVSKVILLFLGAFAPLFITSVFSVQRLGGEVVNGAKSLGAKGWKLYVFVIFPSILPELLTGLRTAVGISYATLVAAEMVAAVSGIGWMVLDASKFLRSDIMYLGIIIMALIAIIIDLCIRSLIRRVSPWIEQ; encoded by the coding sequence ATGCAGACAAAGATACGGGAAACCGGGACAAGAGAACGAAAAAGCGGTAAATCGGACCGGTCGGTCCATCCATCTTTTACAGAAAAGTGGCTGTATCGCTGTATTTCCGCCTTGTCACTGCTGGCCGCAGCACTGATCTGGGCGCTTGCAAGCGGCCGCGGTTGGGTGAACCCCCTGTTTCTCCCTTCTCCGCATACGGTCTGGACAGCTTTCATTGATATCCTTCATGAGGGGTACAAAGGGGAGAGTTTGCTAAGCCATATCGGGGCAAGCATGCGGAGACTGTTTCTGGCTCTTGCCGCCGCTTTCGCAACTGCAGTGCCGCTGGGCATTTTATGCGGCCGTTACCGCTGGCTACGGGCGATCTTTGATCCGTTTATCGAATTTTACCGCCCGCTCCCGCCGCTAGCCTATTACACGCTGCTGGTTCTCTGGTTCGGCATTACCGATGTGTCCAAAGTCATTTTGCTGTTCCTGGGGGCGTTTGCGCCGTTATTTATAACTTCCGTATTCAGCGTCCAGCGTCTGGGCGGCGAAGTGGTTAACGGGGCCAAATCGCTTGGCGCAAAAGGGTGGAAGCTCTATGTCTTTGTCATCTTCCCGTCCATCCTTCCCGAGCTTCTGACCGGGCTGCGTACCGCCGTCGGCATCAGCTATGCCACACTGGTAGCTGCCGAGATGGTGGCCGCCGTGTCCGGCATCGGCTGGATGGTGCTGGACGCCAGCAAATTCCTGCGAAGCGATATTATGTATCTGGGCATTATTATCATGGCGCTGATTGCAATCATAATCGATCTGTGCATCCGGAGTCTGATTCGGCGTGTGTCGCCATGGATCGAGCAATAA
- a CDS encoding DMT family transporter: MAWIWLLLAGAGEVISVPLLKEWQGRRRPGWAAAAIAALALSFYALSQSLSYIPIGTAYAVWTGIGSVGAISSGILLYGESVNPLKLACMVLIVVGMVGLKLTS; encoded by the coding sequence ATGGCCTGGATTTGGCTGCTGCTTGCCGGAGCGGGCGAGGTAATCAGCGTTCCGCTCCTTAAGGAATGGCAAGGACGGAGAAGGCCGGGATGGGCCGCTGCCGCAATTGCCGCTCTGGCGCTCAGCTTCTACGCGCTTTCACAGTCGCTGTCTTACATCCCAATTGGAACGGCTTATGCGGTATGGACCGGAATCGGCTCCGTGGGAGCCATTTCATCAGGCATTCTCCTGTATGGAGAATCCGTAAATCCGCTGAAGCTGGCATGCATGGTTTTGATCGTCGTGGGAATGGTCGGGCTCAAGCTGACCTCGTAA
- a CDS encoding DMT family transporter, with translation MKQTLQCPVSSTGTKAAWMVVIAGGLMDVVWAVLLDYSEGLTVLWPSVFALAAITVSYFLYVLSLKLLPAGTAYTVFTGIGTAGTGLIGILFLGEPAGGWRIFFIGMLLLGITRLKLASGGETVQPKGGELI, from the coding sequence ATGAAACAAACGCTGCAATGTCCGGTTAGCTCGACTGGAACCAAGGCCGCCTGGATGGTTGTGATTGCCGGAGGGCTGATGGATGTAGTCTGGGCGGTTCTGCTGGATTATTCGGAAGGATTAACCGTACTGTGGCCGAGCGTGTTCGCATTGGCCGCCATAACGGTCAGCTATTTTTTGTATGTATTGTCGTTAAAGCTTCTGCCGGCCGGAACGGCCTATACAGTATTTACCGGGATCGGAACGGCCGGGACAGGGCTGATCGGCATTCTATTCCTTGGCGAGCCTGCCGGTGGCTGGAGAATTTTTTTCATCGGTATGCTCCTCTTGGGGATCACAAGACTGAAGCTTGCATCCGGAGGCGAGACCGTTCAACCAAAGGGCGGTGAACTGATCTGA
- a CDS encoding LysR family transcriptional regulator produces MRVEQLYHIVAIAQTGSISLAAERSYISQPALSSSVSKLEMELGITLFKRTNQGVYPTEIGEAVIKKAMEAIGLLEDIRSIAEESTHTLTGSIHLAVEPFISNSIMVNTLTTFKNRHPNVNVLMKVGESNNNLRDIAAGKADFGVLMKTCEHPEEKDLCIKELFGDQLVLMVSRESSLAARSSVTLAEAMAQPLVLYNTEFATDCGVSELLRKYGTFHAAYRLDSFPMLEKVISLNECSAFVPKFMSEYFVNRESIVPLDISDTRLDISIVLAWSKRHHLSLIEKEMMGTIQSFCSMFHFPVKGAELK; encoded by the coding sequence ATGCGTGTGGAACAGCTTTATCATATCGTAGCAATTGCGCAGACGGGTTCGATTTCACTTGCCGCCGAACGTTCCTACATTTCGCAGCCTGCGCTGAGCTCCTCGGTATCCAAGCTGGAGATGGAGCTCGGAATTACGCTATTCAAGCGGACCAATCAGGGAGTGTACCCCACGGAAATTGGAGAAGCGGTTATCAAGAAGGCAATGGAAGCGATCGGCCTGCTGGAAGATATCCGCTCCATCGCCGAGGAGAGCACGCACACGCTGACCGGCAGCATTCATTTGGCGGTAGAGCCGTTTATCAGCAACTCGATTATGGTCAATACGTTAACCACCTTCAAAAATAGGCACCCCAATGTCAACGTTCTGATGAAGGTGGGAGAATCCAATAACAATCTGCGCGACATCGCAGCGGGCAAGGCCGACTTCGGGGTGCTTATGAAAACCTGCGAGCATCCGGAAGAAAAGGATCTGTGCATCAAAGAGCTATTCGGGGATCAGCTGGTGCTCATGGTCAGCCGCGAGTCATCTTTGGCGGCGCGTTCCTCGGTGACGCTTGCGGAGGCGATGGCCCAGCCGCTTGTGTTGTACAATACCGAATTCGCCACCGATTGCGGTGTATCGGAACTTTTGAGAAAGTACGGCACCTTCCATGCGGCTTACCGGCTCGACAGCTTCCCCATGCTCGAAAAAGTCATTTCCCTGAATGAATGCTCCGCATTCGTTCCAAAATTTATGAGCGAATACTTTGTCAACCGGGAGAGCATTGTACCGCTGGACATATCCGACACGCGGCTGGATATTTCCATCGTTCTGGCCTGGAGCAAGCGGCATCATCTGTCGCTGATCGAAAAAGAGATGATGGGGACGATTCAATCGTTCTGTTCAATGTTCCATTTTCCGGTTAAAGGAGCAGAACTGAAATGA
- a CDS encoding alkaline phosphatase family protein, whose product MAQNNGKAKKVMLLGLDGADPTLVARYIAQGKLPNFKKALNLGVSTEDLSMQSVLPAITPPNWASIATGAYPNTHGITCFWNHTLGNELDVLDYGFDSSLLKAETIWEAYARAGKKSIIFNYPTSWPPQVKDAIYVDGTSIYTNLRGYIDYEKVYEGEAGDFELIEIPHTVDNTGANCRFEGEETTQKAEISKDAYEGFGYTQPGLVTTTQDGELSADVPTADQIKTPIKPASGWKHAPEGTLEFIVPVNGGAERRWGLLAADDGVTYNRIAIYSSKESEVPLGEAASGEWSDWIYDRYTINGEAVDVAYKIRVLELDPSGESFTFYSSYVLDLKTGKYFYPQSIGEELYTNVGPMLQPSNYSRLNPQADDVLLESIEEMYRWHEDAINYLLDNKEWDLFYTHMHGIDMFMHFYLDHTLEAASPEYERYQEIVYKIYEITDHFIGALLDRLDGETAIFIVSDHGGVAKNPETDHPLIGDMWGINVGILGQLGYTQLKEDAFGAKEIDWSRTTAVAQRATFIYLNVKGRDPQGIVDPADYDKTVEKIIDDLYNYRDPKTGRRVISFALNRSDMEVVGLGGEHSGDIFYILEPDFTRCHGNGLSNHTLSGYSMKALFIALGAGVKSGETIDRKVKVVDLVPTICELTGTPVPRNVEGGVIYQILSGDGSPAPHRENEAKQPVPAGLGELF is encoded by the coding sequence ATGGCACAGAACAACGGCAAAGCCAAAAAAGTGATGCTGCTCGGGCTCGACGGCGCGGACCCGACGCTCGTTGCACGGTACATCGCACAGGGCAAGCTGCCCAATTTCAAGAAAGCATTGAATCTTGGAGTATCGACAGAGGACCTCAGTATGCAAAGCGTGCTCCCGGCAATTACCCCGCCCAATTGGGCGTCGATCGCTACGGGCGCTTATCCGAATACGCACGGCATCACCTGCTTTTGGAACCATACGCTCGGCAATGAACTGGATGTACTTGATTACGGTTTCGATTCCAGCCTGCTGAAGGCCGAAACGATCTGGGAGGCTTATGCGAGAGCGGGGAAGAAGAGCATTATTTTCAATTATCCGACCTCCTGGCCGCCTCAGGTGAAAGACGCGATCTACGTCGACGGCACAAGCATTTATACCAATCTTCGCGGATATATCGATTACGAGAAAGTATATGAAGGAGAAGCCGGGGATTTTGAACTGATCGAGATTCCGCATACCGTGGACAATACCGGAGCCAACTGCCGCTTCGAGGGCGAGGAGACGACGCAAAAAGCGGAGATCAGCAAGGACGCCTATGAAGGCTTTGGCTACACCCAGCCGGGACTCGTAACAACGACTCAGGACGGCGAACTCTCCGCCGATGTCCCGACGGCCGATCAGATCAAGACACCGATTAAGCCGGCATCCGGCTGGAAGCACGCTCCGGAGGGCACACTTGAGTTTATCGTTCCGGTGAACGGCGGAGCGGAGCGGCGCTGGGGATTGCTCGCAGCCGACGACGGCGTTACTTACAACCGTATTGCCATTTATTCGTCCAAAGAGAGCGAAGTCCCTCTCGGCGAAGCGGCATCCGGTGAATGGAGCGATTGGATTTACGACCGATATACTATTAACGGCGAAGCTGTTGACGTAGCTTATAAAATCCGTGTGCTGGAGCTTGACCCTTCAGGCGAGAGCTTTACGTTCTATTCCTCCTACGTGCTCGATCTGAAGACGGGAAAATACTTTTACCCGCAGAGCATCGGCGAGGAGCTGTACACCAATGTCGGCCCGATGCTGCAGCCTTCAAATTACAGCCGGTTGAACCCGCAGGCCGATGACGTGCTGCTGGAGTCGATTGAGGAAATGTACCGCTGGCATGAGGACGCGATCAATTACCTGTTGGACAACAAAGAGTGGGATTTGTTCTACACCCATATGCACGGCATCGACATGTTCATGCACTTCTATCTCGATCATACGCTGGAAGCCGCCTCGCCCGAGTATGAACGCTACCAGGAAATCGTCTATAAAATCTATGAAATCACCGACCATTTTATCGGGGCGCTGCTTGATCGGCTGGACGGCGAAACGGCGATATTCATCGTATCCGATCATGGCGGCGTAGCCAAAAATCCGGAAACCGATCATCCGCTGATCGGCGATATGTGGGGGATCAACGTCGGCATTCTCGGACAACTGGGCTACACGCAGCTCAAGGAGGACGCTTTCGGGGCCAAAGAAATCGATTGGAGCCGCACCACAGCCGTTGCCCAGCGTGCAACCTTCATTTATTTGAATGTAAAAGGCAGAGACCCTCAAGGGATTGTCGACCCGGCCGATTATGACAAGACGGTGGAGAAAATTATTGACGATCTGTACAACTACCGCGATCCGAAGACGGGCAGAAGAGTGATCAGCTTTGCGCTTAACCGCAGCGATATGGAAGTCGTCGGTCTCGGCGGAGAGCACAGCGGCGACATCTTTTACATTCTGGAGCCCGATTTTACCCGCTGCCACGGCAACGGCCTTAGCAACCATACCTTGTCTGGATATTCCATGAAGGCGCTGTTTATTGCGCTTGGCGCAGGTGTGAAATCGGGAGAAACGATTGACCGCAAAGTCAAGGTGGTGGATCTTGTACCGACCATTTGCGAATTGACCGGGACGCCGGTACCGCGGAATGTGGAGGGAGGGGTTATTTATCAAATTTTGAGCGGAGACGGCAGTCCAGCGCCGCATCGGGAAAATGAAGCCAAGCAGCCTGTTCCTGCCGGATTGGGCGAATTATTCTAA
- a CDS encoding GGDEF domain-containing protein: protein MALLISAYRYRAPRDTASSLFIVSKWLQSACWLLVIIRYSLPGEQIVLLSNALMLVGGGLEIVALLLMAGAFDAKAQRYYAVVTALCVLSYGLTYFFDHSDNLRIASASLGVVLFIAFPAYRFIANKGDSLLQTVMGLVYAAVAFVMLARAFTALLAGSDMNIFLTGFIRQLYYIGIFLVMILGMAGFVLLSRERSYEALRRMADIDELTGILNRRAFIDRAQITAAAAAERREPISFLLLDIDHFKQVNDNYGHITGDWALQNFASTVEFYLGPEDLFGRYGGEEFAVLLPGAGEEESDRKAEQFRLAIMSSRIEGHPLKYTVSIGVITVIPDKSTQLDQLYKLSDAALYQAKQEGRNRVVRSRWSE, encoded by the coding sequence ATGGCGCTGCTTATTAGCGCATATCGTTACCGTGCTCCCCGCGATACAGCAAGTTCTTTGTTTATTGTTTCAAAGTGGCTGCAGTCCGCCTGCTGGCTGCTGGTGATCATACGCTACAGCCTTCCCGGGGAGCAGATTGTTCTGCTGAGCAATGCGCTGATGCTTGTAGGCGGAGGGCTTGAGATTGTCGCCCTGCTGCTGATGGCGGGAGCATTTGACGCGAAGGCGCAACGTTACTATGCGGTCGTCACGGCACTGTGTGTATTGAGCTATGGGCTCACCTATTTTTTCGATCATTCGGACAACCTCCGCATCGCATCAGCTTCCCTGGGGGTAGTGCTGTTCATTGCTTTCCCGGCTTACCGCTTTATTGCGAACAAGGGCGACTCACTGCTTCAGACGGTGATGGGATTAGTTTACGCTGCGGTTGCATTCGTCATGCTGGCCCGTGCTTTCACCGCGCTTTTGGCGGGAAGCGACATGAATATCTTTCTGACGGGGTTTATCCGGCAGCTCTACTATATCGGCATTTTTTTGGTAATGATTCTGGGGATGGCGGGCTTTGTCCTGCTCTCAAGGGAACGATCGTATGAAGCGCTCCGCAGGATGGCGGATATTGATGAGCTGACCGGAATCCTGAACCGCAGGGCATTCATTGATAGGGCCCAGATTACCGCCGCCGCAGCAGCCGAGCGGAGAGAGCCGATATCCTTTCTTTTGCTCGACATTGATCATTTCAAGCAGGTTAATGATAATTACGGGCATATCACCGGCGACTGGGCCCTTCAGAATTTCGCCTCTACCGTGGAGTTTTACTTAGGACCGGAGGACTTGTTCGGCAGGTACGGAGGCGAAGAATTCGCCGTTCTGCTTCCAGGAGCGGGCGAGGAAGAAAGTGACCGGAAAGCGGAGCAATTCAGATTAGCGATTATGAGCTCACGGATTGAAGGCCATCCCCTCAAATATACGGTCAGCATCGGAGTTATTACTGTTATCCCGGATAAGAGCACGCAGCTGGATCAGCTGTACAAGCTCAGCGACGCGGCGCTCTACCAAGCGAAGCAGGAAGGAAGAAATCGGGTAGTGCGAAGCCGCTGGTCGGAATAA
- the murC gene encoding UDP-N-acetylmuramate--L-alanine ligase, giving the protein MDTTERVHFIGIGGYGMSAIARVMLEMGYTVTGSDVAAQELTEKLIAKGAKVYIGHTAEQVKGADLVVYSTALPKDNVERVEAERLNIPILHRSQMLARLLNQRKGVAVAGAHGKTTTSSMIALVMEECGVDPTYIIGGEIMNVGTNAKAGQGEFVVAEADESDGSFLQYHPWLAIVTNIEADHLENYGGDFERLKSAYMQFMNQLREDGTAIVCADDETVVSLLPRVKADVTTYGIRSETADYTATDIALGDRQVSFTMKHQGEVLGRIELSVPGQHNLYNAMATVIACLKAGIPFAAIASAIVKFHGAKRRFQVLGEADDILIIDDYAHHPTEIQATISAAKTTGKRIIAVFQPQRYTRTFFLLDAFSHAFGEADEVIITDIYSPAGEKQIEGVTSAKLVELITQNSNSGARHLPAKEDVLEDLQDRLKPGDLVITMGAGDIYKVGYALADNLRKRGASK; this is encoded by the coding sequence GTGGATACTACGGAACGAGTTCATTTTATAGGAATCGGCGGTTACGGGATGAGCGCGATTGCCCGTGTCATGTTGGAGATGGGGTATACGGTAACAGGCTCTGATGTGGCCGCTCAGGAACTGACGGAAAAGTTAATTGCCAAAGGCGCAAAAGTATATATCGGCCATACGGCGGAACAGGTGAAAGGCGCTGATCTGGTTGTCTACTCTACCGCTTTGCCGAAGGATAATGTGGAGCGGGTGGAAGCGGAGCGGCTGAATATTCCGATTCTGCACCGGTCGCAGATGCTGGCCCGGCTGCTTAACCAGCGCAAGGGCGTTGCCGTCGCCGGAGCGCACGGAAAGACAACGACCTCTTCAATGATCGCCCTCGTTATGGAAGAATGCGGGGTTGACCCTACTTATATTATCGGCGGAGAAATTATGAATGTCGGCACGAACGCCAAGGCGGGACAAGGGGAGTTCGTTGTGGCTGAAGCGGACGAGAGCGACGGCTCCTTCCTTCAGTATCATCCGTGGCTTGCCATCGTTACGAACATCGAAGCCGATCATCTGGAGAATTACGGCGGCGATTTCGAACGCCTGAAGAGCGCCTACATGCAGTTCATGAATCAGCTGCGCGAGGACGGTACGGCCATTGTATGCGCGGATGATGAGACGGTAGTCTCGCTGCTGCCCCGGGTCAAGGCTGATGTGACGACCTACGGCATCCGCTCGGAGACCGCGGACTATACCGCGACGGACATTGCGCTGGGCGACCGGCAGGTATCGTTTACAATGAAGCATCAGGGAGAGGTTCTGGGAAGAATCGAGCTGTCGGTTCCCGGCCAGCATAACCTCTACAACGCAATGGCTACGGTTATAGCTTGTCTTAAAGCAGGCATACCGTTCGCGGCCATTGCATCGGCTATCGTGAAATTTCACGGGGCTAAACGGCGTTTTCAGGTGCTCGGGGAAGCTGACGACATTCTGATTATCGATGATTATGCCCACCATCCAACGGAGATTCAGGCAACGATCAGCGCGGCTAAAACAACCGGCAAACGGATTATTGCGGTATTCCAGCCGCAGCGGTATACACGGACCTTCTTCCTGCTTGATGCGTTCAGCCACGCCTTCGGTGAAGCCGATGAGGTGATCATCACCGATATCTACTCTCCGGCTGGCGAGAAGCAAATCGAAGGCGTAACTTCCGCCAAGCTGGTGGAACTGATCACACAGAACAGCAACTCCGGTGCGCGCCATCTGCCCGCCAAGGAAGATGTTCTTGAAGATCTTCAGGACCGGCTCAAGCCCGGCGATCTTGTCATCACCATGGGAGCGGGAGATATTTACAAGGTCGGCTATGCGCTTGCGGATAACCTCCGGAAGCGCGGAGCCTCGAAATAA
- a CDS encoding bifunctional folylpolyglutamate synthase/dihydrofolate synthase has translation MEEINGAGAAAPLHTYNEAVEWINSLIPFGIRPGLERIERMMETLRHPHRRLKFIHVAGTNGKGSTCAFLTSVLRQSGYSVGTFTSPYITKFTNRFQYNGEDIPEETLTALANRLHPLVEEIAATPLGSPTMFEVATALAILYYAEVCYPDVVVWETGLGGRMDVTNIVTPIVSVITNVGYDHTDVLGDTLEKIAFEKAGIIKPGVPVISCVSQPEAVSVLKDKASSCRATLYLAGEQFAYESKGIREGVQTFTFKGPFRSLDIAIAMKGEHQLANAAGAMMALEVLRQYMAFILNDEDVLAGFRCTFWAGRLEEIPGSPRIVLDGAHNPEGAESLAASLPKFYQYRKLNLLMGMLSNKHHESYFKHILPIVDTLILTEPDFRKKMDAEHLQLIAESLRKNYARKHLRIIVEHDWGKALQLLKSITGGDDLAVVSGTLYLIADVRSALLRQPDSEKGW, from the coding sequence ATGGAAGAGATCAATGGGGCCGGTGCAGCCGCCCCTTTACACACATATAACGAAGCGGTTGAGTGGATCAACAGCCTCATTCCGTTCGGCATCCGTCCGGGACTTGAGCGGATCGAGCGGATGATGGAGACACTTCGGCATCCCCACCGCCGGCTGAAATTTATTCATGTAGCGGGAACGAACGGCAAGGGCTCAACCTGCGCCTTTCTAACGTCGGTGCTAAGACAAAGCGGATATTCCGTCGGAACGTTTACTTCGCCTTATATCACGAAGTTCACGAACCGCTTTCAGTATAACGGCGAGGACATTCCCGAAGAAACGCTGACGGCGCTTGCGAACCGCCTGCATCCGCTGGTAGAGGAAATCGCGGCAACGCCGCTCGGTTCCCCCACGATGTTCGAGGTGGCGACGGCGCTTGCCATTCTGTATTACGCGGAAGTCTGTTATCCCGATGTCGTCGTATGGGAGACAGGCCTCGGGGGAAGGATGGATGTAACGAACATCGTCACTCCGATCGTCTCAGTTATTACGAATGTAGGCTATGATCACACTGATGTTCTAGGCGACACGCTGGAGAAAATCGCCTTTGAGAAAGCGGGTATCATCAAGCCCGGCGTTCCTGTCATCAGCTGCGTCTCCCAGCCGGAAGCCGTCTCTGTGCTTAAAGATAAGGCCTCGTCCTGCAGGGCGACGCTCTATCTGGCCGGAGAGCAATTTGCGTATGAAAGCAAAGGAATCCGGGAAGGCGTGCAGACCTTTACTTTTAAAGGTCCTTTCCGTTCATTGGATATCGCTATTGCGATGAAAGGAGAGCATCAGCTTGCCAATGCGGCCGGCGCCATGATGGCTCTGGAGGTGCTGCGCCAATACATGGCGTTCATTCTTAACGACGAGGATGTGCTCGCCGGATTTCGCTGTACATTCTGGGCCGGAAGACTGGAGGAAATCCCGGGAAGCCCGCGGATTGTTCTTGACGGCGCACATAACCCCGAGGGAGCGGAAAGTCTGGCAGCGAGCCTTCCGAAGTTCTATCAATACCGGAAATTAAATTTACTGATGGGTATGCTGTCGAACAAGCATCATGAATCCTACTTCAAGCATATACTTCCTATAGTGGATACGCTTATCCTAACCGAACCGGATTTCCGGAAGAAAATGGACGCGGAACACCTTCAGCTCATTGCAGAGAGTCTGCGGAAGAATTATGCCAGGAAGCATCTGCGAATCATTGTAGAGCATGATTGGGGCAAAGCGCTGCAGCTTCTGAAGTCGATTACGGGCGGCGACGATTTGGCGGTTGTTTCCGGTACGCTGTATTTGATCGCAGATGTGCGGAGCGCACTTTTGAGGCAACCCGATTCTGAAAAAGGCTGGTGA